The following is a genomic window from Geoalkalibacter halelectricus.
GGTGATGTCGGCGAAATAGGTGGGTGAGGCCAGGAGCATGCCGTCGGCGGCGCTCATTTTCTCGATCCATTCGTTGACCTTGTCGTCATCCACCGCGCAGCGGCCGTCCTTGCGCTGCCAGCATTGGTAGCAGGCGATGCAGCCGCGCAGCCGCTCGCCGGCCATCTGCACCAGTTCCGTTTCGATGCCTTCCTTTTCCAATTCAGCGAAGACGTGCCGCACCAGGCGAGCGGTGTTACCGTCGCGCCGCGCGCTGCCATTGAATGCGATGACTTTCATGATATTGAGCCTTTCGATGCAAAAGAGCCTTGGTCATTTTTCCGGGAAAGGAGCACGCGCCGCGTTACGCGCGCCGCAAGCCGTTCACCTCGCTGATCTGGGTGTTGAGGGTCCAATAGTCGTAAATGATGCCAAGAAGAAACAGCCCGCCGGTGAGCAGATAGAGCAAACCGGTGAGCCACTTGCCGAGGTAGAAGCGATGAATGCCGAAAATGCCGAGAAACGTGAGCAGAACCCAGGCGACGTTGAAGTCCACCGGTCCGGCGATGAAGCGCAGATCGGCGCTGCGATCCATGGAAGGGATCAAAAACAAATCGATGATCCAGCCGATAAAAAACAGCCCCAGGGTGAAAAAGTAAATGGTACCGCTGATGGGCCGCCCGTAATAGAAGCGATGGGCGCCCATGAAGCCGAAAATCCACAGAACGTAGCCGATGAGCTTGCTGTGGGTGTCCATTTTACATCTCCAGCAGCATTTCTTCAGGCTCCTCGACCAGTTCCTTGATGCGCTTGAGAAAACCCACCGCCTGGCGCCCGTCGATGATGCGGTGATCGTAAGAGAGGGCCAGATTCATCATCGGTCGGATGACGATTTCGCCGTCGCGCACCACCGGGCGCTCCTGAATGGCGTGCATGCCGAGCACCGCGCTCTGCGGCGGGTTGAGAATTGGGGTCGAGTTGAGGGAGCCGTACACCCCGCCGTTGGTGATGGTGAAGGTGCCGCCTTCGAGATCGCTCATTTCCAGTTTGTTGTTCTTGATTTTCTCGACGTAGGCGGCGAGCTGCTGCTCGATCTCGGCGAAGCTCAAATGCTCGCAGTCGCGCAGCACCGGCACTACCAGCCCCTTTTCCGCGCCCACGGCGATGCCGATGTCGTAGAAATGATGATAAACGATGTCGTCGCCGTCGATGCGCGCATTGACCTCTTCGAATTCCTTGAGCGCCTCGACACTGGCCTTGACGAAAAAGGACATGAAGCCAAGCTTGACCCCATGGCGCTTCTCAAAACTCTCCTGGTGCTTTTTGCGCAGCGCCAGCACGCGGCTCATGTCGGCCTCGTTGAAGGTGGTGAGCATGGCGGTCTGCTGGCGCGCTTCGAGCAAGCGCTGAGCGATGCGCTTGCGAATGTTGGTCATGGGGCGACGGGTGCTGCGTCCCTGGTCGTCCTTCGCGGGCGACTTAGGCGGCTCCCGGTCACCCGCGGCGACGGGCGGGGCGGTTTTTTTTCCGGAGTCGCGCTCCTTTCGGGCCGCGCCCTTTTCTTCCTTTTCTTCCTTTTCTTCCTTTTCTTCCTTTTCTTCCTTTTCTTCCTTTTCTTCCTTCGGCTCCTTCTCCTCCTTCTCCTCCTTCTCGCCCTTTTCGCCCTTCTCGCCCTTCTCCTCTTCTTCTTCCTGCTGGCCCTCGTCTTTCTTGTTCGCGCCTTCCTCGCCCTCTTCGATGGTGGCGATCACCGCGCCGACCTTGACCGTTTCGCCCTCCTCGACCTCGATGCGCAGGACGCCATCGGCATCGGCGTTGAGTTCGAGGGAGATCTTGTCGGTTTCCAACTCGCAGAGCAGATCACCCTCACTGACCTGCTCTCCGTCCTTTTTATGCCAGTGGGCGATTTGGGCCTCGTGGACCGACTCACCAACCTCGGGAACTTTAACGTCCATGAAAAACTCCTTGATGGGCTAGGCGCCGAAGGCGGCCTCGAGCAGCGCGTTCTGCTGCTTGTTGAACAGACGATGGGAACCGACCGCGGGCGCGGCGGCCTCGTCGCGGCCGACGTAGCGGAGATGGCGCTTGAGAAGGCGCGCCAGGGGGCCGTTGACGTAGGACCAGGCGCCGTTGTTGCGTGGCTCTTCCTGCACCCAGGCAATTTCGGGAACCTCGCGCCAGGGTTCGAGAAGGGCTTCGAGCAGATCGGTGCGCAGGGGATAGAGCTGCTCGATGCGCACGATGGCTACGTCATCGCGTTCGAGATCGGCGCGGCGCTCCTGCAACTCGAAATAGATTTTTCCCGTGCAGAGCAGCAGCTTTTTGATCCGCGCCGGATCGGCCGGCACATCGGCGATAATTTCCTGAAAGCGTCCGCTGCTCAGATCATCCAGACTGGAGCGGCAGGCGGAATGACGCAGCAGGCTTTTAGGGGTGAATACCACCAGGGGGCGGCGAAAGGCCTGCTTGAGCTGGCGCCGCAGCAGATGGAAGAACTGCGCCGGGGTGGACGGATAGCAGACCTGAATGTTGTCGTTGGCGCACAACTGCAAAAAGCGCTCGATACGCGCGCTTGAGTGCTCGGCGCCCTGTCCCTCGTAACCGTGGGGCAGGAACATGACCAGGCCGCACATGCGATCCCATTTGCTGCCGCTGGAGACGATGAACTGATCGATGATGACCTGGGCGCCGTTGACGAAATCACCGAACTGCGCTTCCCAGATGACCAGC
Proteins encoded in this region:
- a CDS encoding TM2 domain-containing protein, with amino-acid sequence MDTHSKLIGYVLWIFGFMGAHRFYYGRPISGTIYFFTLGLFFIGWIIDLFLIPSMDRSADLRFIAGPVDFNVAWVLLTFLGIFGIHRFYLGKWLTGLLYLLTGGLFLLGIIYDYWTLNTQISEVNGLRRA
- the odhB gene encoding 2-oxoglutarate dehydrogenase complex dihydrolipoyllysine-residue succinyltransferase, coding for MDVKVPEVGESVHEAQIAHWHKKDGEQVSEGDLLCELETDKISLELNADADGVLRIEVEEGETVKVGAVIATIEEGEEGANKKDEGQQEEEEEKGEKGEKGEKEEKEEKEPKEEKEEKEEKEEKEEKEEKEEKGAARKERDSGKKTAPPVAAGDREPPKSPAKDDQGRSTRRPMTNIRKRIAQRLLEARQQTAMLTTFNEADMSRVLALRKKHQESFEKRHGVKLGFMSFFVKASVEALKEFEEVNARIDGDDIVYHHFYDIGIAVGAEKGLVVPVLRDCEHLSFAEIEQQLAAYVEKIKNNKLEMSDLEGGTFTITNGGVYGSLNSTPILNPPQSAVLGMHAIQERPVVRDGEIVIRPMMNLALSYDHRIIDGRQAVGFLKRIKELVEEPEEMLLEM